TCTTTCTTTATTAATATTATTGAATGTATTACTGTTAGGATGGTCGGTGCTTTATGCTTTAGGTATTTTGCACGAAACAGCGGATGCCAAAAAGCAGCTACAAATGCCGGTTTATTTGATTGCTTTAACCATAGCCGAAATGTTTTTTGAGCTTTGGGGATGGGCGCTAATGATTAATAAAGAAGCCGATTGGTGGTTTAACAGGAAGAAATAAAATTTGGCTCCTTTATTATTGCCGTCGTTCTGTAATACTCTCCACCACGTCATTGAGTAATAAAAGCTGAGGCCTCTGAAGAAGTATATGACATTTGCCCCTTTGTCATGCTGAGAAACGAAGCATCTTCTTCGCTCTGTATAGCGGCCATGCTTATTGAAGAAGATTCTTCGCTATCGCTGCCATTGACACATTATGCAGCTATTTGGTTTTCAGAAAGTTGCATATTGTATTTTTTAGCCATTTTTTTCAACAATGCCATTTCTCTTCTCTGCAATTGATCTTCGTAGCGTTTAGTTCCTTCCTCAACATATGCGGTTCCTTTGGTTAATGTATTATAGTAAGCAATGGCCAACTTTCTGGCACCGGCTTTTATAGCAATCCCCGAATCTTTACGGCCACGGAGCTTTCTCATGAAACTACCGATAGCATTATTCTTACTATTCAATAATGACTGGGCACATTGTTTAAAGATCTGCCCGGCAACATTGCAAGGCATACCCCTGACATTCTTTTTCATTTTTCCGCTCCGATGACTTTTAGGGGATAAGGTTAACCAGTTTACAAAGCTTTTAACTGTAGGAAAACGGCTCATATCCACACCAGTTTCCCCAATCAGCCGCAATGCCGTATAATCATTTATCCCGGGAATGCTGGTAAGGTCAACACCGTATAAGCGCGCCATAGTGGCGTGAAGCCCCGGTATTTTTGGGGCATGATGCCGTACTGCTTTGGCTTTTCCTGTAACTACCTCTTCTTTATCTACACTTAGTTCGTCCAACAGGCGGCTAATCTCCCCGTCTATCTTTTTTATTTGGTTTTGGTGTATATCCCAAAGCTGCATGTTCTGCTCAAGCATGAATAAATAGGTATCATTATACCGGCCTTCCAATGCTTTTAATACTTTTTCACCTTTATATTTTTGAATGCGTTCATCACAAAGGCTAAGTAAATAGTTGCTGTCCCGGTTCCCGGATAATATAGCTTTGATCATATTAATGCCGCTGGTACCATGGATCTGGCTAAGTACCTCCGGAAGTTTGATGTTCATCAACTCCAGGCATTTCTGCATCTTGTTAACATAGGTACTGCCCATACTGATGATATCCAGGCGTTCCCGCACCAAATGACGAAGTTCCATGAACTTGCCCTGGGGGATAAAGCTATGTCTGAGGATGCCGGCAGAAAACAGCTTCTGGATCCACTGGCAATCCCTTACATCAGTTTTTCTGCCTTTCACCTGTTTGGTTTCTTTAGGGTTGACCAGGCAAACCAATATGCCAAGTTCTTCTAACAGAAAGTATAAAGCGATCCAGTAAACACCTGTGGCTTCCATTGCTACCTTTTTTACGCCTCTCTCTTTCAGATACACTGCACAAGCATAATAACTTGATGTGAAGGTTTCAAAGCTGACCACCTCTTTCCCATCAGGGGATACAAAAATCTGCTCAGCACCGATATCAATACCTGCAACATTTTGGTGGACTGTTTCAAAAGTCGTTTCTTTTGCCATAACTTTACTTTAGATTTTAAAATCAAGCAACTTATGGCTCAGGAAAGCGATAAATAAAAGGCACGCTGCCATACGGGAATACTGCAGGTAACAGTATCACCAAAATGCTTACGCTATTTCCTAAAGCAAATCTCAGGGGCGGGTAAATAACACCAAGAGCTAAACTGCTACTCTGCCATAAGTTGCTTTTGCAAAGTTCAGCATTCGCTTGTCATCTGCAATGCTATTATTTGTGCGCAAATAAACCCTACTCAGGATGACAAACTTTTTTTTTAACTTGTCATGGGTAGGTACAAAGCAATCCCCGATAAGCAAAGCGGCTATGCAAATCCGCCGTGTATAGTTTGGAATTGCTTCCTACCTCGCAATGACGAGATAATTAATAACTCAAGAATTTACTCATCTCCAATAAACTTCTGGTCGATCTGCTTATCCGCTTTAGCCCCTAATTTTTTAATTTTTTCGGCAGTAGTAGTAAGGTTGCCCCTACCCTCCGATAGTTTATTGATAGCATTATTATAAGCCGATTGCGTTTGGTTAATATTTTTACCAATGCTATCCATATCGCTTAAAAAGCCAACAAACTTATCGTACATATCGCCACTTAAACGTGCAATTTCCAATACGTTACGGTTTTGGCGTTCCTGTTTCCACATACTGGCAATAGTGCGGAGGGTAGCCAATAATGTAGAGGGACTAACAATCACCACTTTCCTGTCCCAGGCATAATTAAATAGTTCATTATCCAGTTGTACAGCTATACTGAATGAGGATTCTATCGGCACAAAAAGCAATACAAAATCGGGTGAATTGATCTTATACAGATCATGATATTTTTTGGCCGACAAACCCGCCACGTGTCCGCGGATGGATTCGATATGGGCTTTGGCGAATAGTTTACGGTCATCTTCGGTATCGGCATTTACCAGTTTTTCGTAGGCAATTAATGAAACTTTCGAGTCGATGATGAGGTGTTTATCATCAGGCAGATCAATGATTACATCGGGTTGAAACCTTGTACCATCAGTGGCCTGCATCGCCGCCTGAATACGGTATTCCTGATCTTTGATAAGGCCCGAACGTTCCAAAATCCGCTCCAGGATCATCTCGCCCCAGTTGCCCTGGCGTTTGTTATCGCCTTTTAGCGCCTTGGTAAGATTTTGCGCTTCATCGCTGATCTGTTTGTTCAGGTCCATCAGCTGGGTAATTACTCCTTTCAGGGTGTTGCGCTCGGCGGCTTCCATATTGTAAACTTTCTCAACCTTGTCTTCAAATGCCTTCAGGTTTTCCTTTAGCGGATTGAGGATAACATCCAAATTACTACGGTTGATATCGGTAAACTCTTTAGATTTTTCTTTAAGCAGTTTTTCGGCCACATTTTCAAATTCGCGCTGAAATTGGGTTCGGATCTGCTCTATTTCTTCCTTTTGTTCCTGGAGTTTTTCCTGTTGAGATTTGTAGTAAGCACGGGCATTTTCTAATGATTTATTGGCTTCAGCCAGTTGGGTACGCTCATACAAAAGTTCGTCGATAACGCGGTTTTTTTCTTCCTTTAAAAAGTTGGTGATACTCTCCTTTTCGGCAGCTAAACCGGCTGACCTTTCTTCGGCTTTAGCGAGGGATATTTTAAGCAGATCATGATCTGCACGTAAACGGTTCAGTTCTTCGGGCGAGATCAACTCGATAGCATTCGGTTTTTTCAGGAATAAAAAAACCGCTACGAGCAGGATAACAAGGGATACTATTACTAATAGGTTACCAATCATTTTTTGATAAAAATATTAGTAAAGTAAAGAATTAAAATTTATAAATGCTAATAAAATTAATTGAAGATCTAACCGGTATTATGGTAATGGATCAGAGCTTGTTTTAAAGTTGAGCGTATAGTTTTGCACACTATATCCATCGCTTGCCCGCATCATACTGCCAACCATATTGATCTGATATTCAGTATTTGGCTTCAATTTAACTTCCAATACAATACTTTTATTATCGTTTGTGAACTTAAATTTTATAGGTTTAGGATAATAGGTTGTGCCCTTGGCTCCTAGGCCAAAAAAATACCGTACTCCATCAAGCTTTTTGTCGAAGTCGAATATAATTTGAGTAATGCCCGAACTGACGGTTGTATCACTGTTTTTAAATGGCCGTACAGCTATAACCCTGGCACAATGTTGTTGATAGTCATCGTTATAAAAATTTATGCGTTTTGCCAAGTCATCATAAAAAGCAACTACAACAGGCATAAAGTTTTCAAGCGTTGGGTAGGTTTTTCTTTGTGTTTGATAGGTATCCAGTAGTTTTACTAATGGCCTCATCCAAACAAACCCATTTGCTAATTGCTGTTTAAGTTCTTTATCTGCTATTAGGGTGTCGGCATTATGGCTTTTAAGATAGCTGATAACAGAGGCCCGTACTAAAGCTTCGTTCATCATTGTTTTCCAACTTGTGTATGCTTGTCTACGCATTTTTGCACTTTCTTTTTCAAAAATGATAGTACCTGATGTGGTTAATTGTTGTTCATATTTATCAATAAGGTAATTGACGAACGAATGATTAAACTCATGAATTAATGTAGGCAAATAGGAGGATAAGTTATATACAGGAGCGCCCTGCTCATCAAACGAACCTGAGCCTATAATGGCATATACTTTTTTTAAATGATCATTTAAATCAATATGCGGGCCATAATTTCCGCCTCCGTTGCCAAGGCCTATTATTATATTAAAATTTTCTGTAGGTGCCTTGCCATAAAATTTATAGTACCAGCTTACATCTAAATTTTTAAATAAAGTATTAAAACGGCTTTTTGCAACTGCATAATCATTTAAATGTGCATCAAAAAAAGAACTACAGTCGGCGTCGGTGTAAAATTGCTTTAACATGATATTGAATTTGGCCGCGGTTTTAAGGTTCCACCGTTGATCGGGCAAAGAAATTGAAAAAGGAACAATAGGATCTAAAAGAGGCGGATTATTTAAATGAATAGCCATCGCCATTACTGCATCGTAGCTGATGCCCAAACTATCACGTAGTTCTGCTGCATATTTTATGAGAGGATGACTACTAAATTTATCAAAATGACGGTGGATGTCTGCAACGTACTTTGCGTTTTCGGTTGTATTGTACTCTTCATTACCAGCTAATCGGAAAACGATACTCAGCAATTCAACTCGTTTATCGACTTTAGGGGGAGCAATATTGTTACCAGTTTGCGCCGACAGTTTTAGGCAGAATGATGCGAAAATTAGAAATAGGTTTAGGTGTTTCATTTAAAAGATTTTAAAGTAAGGGAAACAATTCCTGAGTATAGATATATCTTACATATTCAGGTTTAACGACTGTGCATTAAAAAACATCAATGTACAGGATGCACAGCCGAATCTGTATCTCCCTGTAAAGTTGTGGTATCTGAAGAATTAGGCGTAACAGCACTATTACCTGGCGCGGTGCTTTTAGCCGAATCTGTAGGACCGCCGCTTCCTTTAGCTGCGCTGGTATCGCTTTGCCTGTCTGTTTTTTTATCGTTGCTATGGCAGGCACTCAGAGTTACAGAGGCTGCGAAAGATAAGATGATCAGTTTTTTCATGGGGAGGGTTTTGATATAAAAAAATATAAGGGATAGAAGTTGTTGATTTAAGCACGTAGAGTTGCTAAGACGCAAAGATTTTACTTAGCTTTCTCTATCCGCAAGCCCACATCACTGATCTCATGCAGCGGGTTATCGCGCATATTTTGCTCTATCTCGAAATGGTAATTACCCTTTGCAGGGAAATGATATCCCTTGCGCAGCAACACCTGGTAGCTATATAAATTGCCCGATCCTTTACCCAGCCACTCGCCATCTGGATTGGCCAGTTTTACCTCAAAACGGGTGGTTTGTTTCTTTTTACCGGGGAGGGTTTGCGATACCAGTACAAAGATGTTTGAGTATCGGTAATTACCGGTAACCCGTAAATTCAGATATTCGTTATAGGCCGCCCGCTCATCGTCAATCTTCACATCAAATTTTACCCGGTTTACGTACGACCAGTTATGGTCGGCAATTTCGGTATTGTTGTCAATAACCGCATTAGGATCGGTACAAGCACCGGCCAGCATTGTTAAAAGTAACAATGCTGCCGGGTAAAAAATATTTAAAGCCCGTTTCATTCAGGTTTGGCCTGTTGATTATTGTTGTTGTTATTGCGGTTAGGGTTATGCGGGCGGTTTGGCCTGCGGCGCCTGTTATTATTGTTACCGCCACCTTCGCCTTGTTGCCTGGCTTCATTTTGCGGCTTACCTTCTCCCTGTGGTTTGCTCTCGCCCTGCGGGCGTGGTTCGCCTTGCGGTTTATTTTGCTGCGGAGGCCTGTTACCTTGTTGCTGCTGCCTGTTGTTTGGATGCTGCGGTCGCTGGCCTTCAGGGCGGGGCTTTTGCTGCTGCCTGTCTTGCCCAGAATTATTACCGCCTTGTTGCTGTTGCTGCGGGCGTTGCTGCTGACCAGCCGGTTTGCCATCGGCTTGTTGCTGGCCTTCGGGCCTTTGGCCGCCTTTATTACGGTTTTTGTTTTTCTTTTTATTGTTGTTGCGGCGCTCATCCAAACGGGTAAGGCTGTCCTGGCCAACTACGTTTTCGTAATCCAGTACTTTTGCCGGCACGGTTTCTACTTCAACAATTTCGCCCAGATCTTCAGGGATCACACCATCTTTGTTTAGCTGCTGAATTTCTTTAACCTTCGCAATCGGCAGCGGAATCCAGCTTTCTTCTTTAGGATAGCTGAACCACATAATGCGCTTAAAAATATCCGTTTTTTGTAAACGGGCATCACCTTTTTCAGTGCGGAGAATGTTCACATTATCAGGGATGTGTTTCAGGGCATCCATGTAAGTATCCAACTCGTAGTTAAGGCAGCATTTAAGTTTACCGCACTGGCCGGCCAACTTCAACGTGTTTAACGAAAGGTTTTGATAACGCGCCGCCGAGGTTGATACCGTTTTAAAATCGGTAAGCCAGGTTGAACAGCAAAGTTCGCGGCCGCACGAGCCGATACCGCCTAAACGGCTTGCTTCCTGCCTCATGCCAATCTGCCTCATCTCGATGCGGATGCGGAAAGTTTCGGCCATTTTTTTGATCAGTTCCCTGAAATCAACCCGGCCTTCGGCAGTATAATAAAATGTAGCTTTGGTTTTATCGCCCTGGTAATCCACGTCGCTCAGCTTCATGCTCAGGTTCAGATCAAGGGCCAGCTTACGCGATTTATGCATGGTTTCCCATTCCATATCTTTGGCGGCTTTCCATTTATCTACATCGGCAACGGTAGCTTTGCGGTAAATGCGTTTTACTACATCGGCTTCCTTTACATGACGTTTAACCATCTGCATGCGCACCAGTTCGCCGGTTAGCGAAACGTGACCGATATCGTAACCACCGGTAGTAGCTTCAACGGCTACCAGTTCGCCGGCTTCGAGGTATATATTATCGTTGTTTACATAAAACTCCTTGCGCGAGCCTTTAAACTTTACTTCGATAACCTTAAACGGCTTATAGTTTGTCGGCATGTCCATATGCGACAGCCAATCGTAAACATCTAATTTGCTGCAACCATTAGTAAGGCAACTGCCATTACTTTTGCAGCCCGCAGGCGAACATCCGCCACCTGTTGAGCAACTTCCACATTCCATAATTTAATTCGGCATATATTGATTCCCCGCGGGGACGTTTCTTGTAATTAACACTCTTATAATTTGTAAAGATACATCTAAAAATAAAATTTTTGGATTAGCGTTTCTCTCCACATGATAATGCGCTTTCTCCAGTTCGGTTATGATAGATTGTGCGTTGTCGATAGTGAGTACATTGCTCATTTTTTGCGCTGTATCCAACTCCTTTGCGGGTAAGTGAACCAGGTTACCTGCACCGGCCAGCAACAAACAACACTCCCGCACGAAGCTAACGCCGTAGCGCAAAAAGTTTTTCTGGTTTTCGCGGCCCATCTTGGCAAACTGATCAACAAAAGCCATTACCTCGATGCCTTTATTGCCGAAACAATAGCGCAACCATTGTACAAACAGCTCATGGTAACTTTTGTTGTCTTGCTGTAACATGGCCAGTGCTTCGGTCATATTACCGTTGCTCAAATAGGCTATTTCGGCAGCGGCTTCTTCGGTTTGGTGATGGGCGGCTAACAGATGATCTTTTATTTCATCATACGTTAAACCCGGAATTTTTACCAGCTGCGTACGCGAAAGAATGGTATTCAGGATCTGATCCTGATTTTGGGCTACCAGTAAAAACAGCGT
The sequence above is a segment of the Mucilaginibacter celer genome. Coding sequences within it:
- a CDS encoding IS110 family transposase, with the protein product MAKETTFETVHQNVAGIDIGAEQIFVSPDGKEVVSFETFTSSYYACAVYLKERGVKKVAMEATGVYWIALYFLLEELGILVCLVNPKETKQVKGRKTDVRDCQWIQKLFSAGILRHSFIPQGKFMELRHLVRERLDIISMGSTYVNKMQKCLELMNIKLPEVLSQIHGTSGINMIKAILSGNRDSNYLLSLCDERIQKYKGEKVLKALEGRYNDTYLFMLEQNMQLWDIHQNQIKKIDGEISRLLDELSVDKEEVVTGKAKAVRHHAPKIPGLHATMARLYGVDLTSIPGINDYTALRLIGETGVDMSRFPTVKSFVNWLTLSPKSHRSGKMKKNVRGMPCNVAGQIFKQCAQSLLNSKNNAIGSFMRKLRGRKDSGIAIKAGARKLAIAYYNTLTKGTAYVEEGTKRYEDQLQRREMALLKKMAKKYNMQLSENQIAA
- the rmuC gene encoding DNA recombination protein RmuC — protein: MIGNLLVIVSLVILLVAVFLFLKKPNAIELISPEELNRLRADHDLLKISLAKAEERSAGLAAEKESITNFLKEEKNRVIDELLYERTQLAEANKSLENARAYYKSQQEKLQEQKEEIEQIRTQFQREFENVAEKLLKEKSKEFTDINRSNLDVILNPLKENLKAFEDKVEKVYNMEAAERNTLKGVITQLMDLNKQISDEAQNLTKALKGDNKRQGNWGEMILERILERSGLIKDQEYRIQAAMQATDGTRFQPDVIIDLPDDKHLIIDSKVSLIAYEKLVNADTEDDRKLFAKAHIESIRGHVAGLSAKKYHDLYKINSPDFVLLFVPIESSFSIAVQLDNELFNYAWDRKVVIVSPSTLLATLRTIASMWKQERQNRNVLEIARLSGDMYDKFVGFLSDMDSIGKNINQTQSAYNNAINKLSEGRGNLTTTAEKIKKLGAKADKQIDQKFIGDE
- a CDS encoding DUF4932 domain-containing protein — its product is MKHLNLFLIFASFCLKLSAQTGNNIAPPKVDKRVELLSIVFRLAGNEEYNTTENAKYVADIHRHFDKFSSHPLIKYAAELRDSLGISYDAVMAMAIHLNNPPLLDPIVPFSISLPDQRWNLKTAAKFNIMLKQFYTDADCSSFFDAHLNDYAVAKSRFNTLFKNLDVSWYYKFYGKAPTENFNIIIGLGNGGGNYGPHIDLNDHLKKVYAIIGSGSFDEQGAPVYNLSSYLPTLIHEFNHSFVNYLIDKYEQQLTTSGTIIFEKESAKMRRQAYTSWKTMMNEALVRASVISYLKSHNADTLIADKELKQQLANGFVWMRPLVKLLDTYQTQRKTYPTLENFMPVVVAFYDDLAKRINFYNDDYQQHCARVIAVRPFKNSDTTVSSGITQIIFDFDKKLDGVRYFFGLGAKGTTYYPKPIKFKFTNDNKSIVLEVKLKPNTEYQINMVGSMMRASDGYSVQNYTLNFKTSSDPLP
- a CDS encoding gliding motility lipoprotein GldH, whose product is MKRALNIFYPAALLLLTMLAGACTDPNAVIDNNTEIADHNWSYVNRVKFDVKIDDERAAYNEYLNLRVTGNYRYSNIFVLVSQTLPGKKKQTTRFEVKLANPDGEWLGKGSGNLYSYQVLLRKGYHFPAKGNYHFEIEQNMRDNPLHEISDVGLRIEKAK
- the ricT gene encoding regulatory iron-sulfur-containing complex subunit RicT, producing the protein MECGSCSTGGGCSPAGCKSNGSCLTNGCSKLDVYDWLSHMDMPTNYKPFKVIEVKFKGSRKEFYVNNDNIYLEAGELVAVEATTGGYDIGHVSLTGELVRMQMVKRHVKEADVVKRIYRKATVADVDKWKAAKDMEWETMHKSRKLALDLNLSMKLSDVDYQGDKTKATFYYTAEGRVDFRELIKKMAETFRIRIEMRQIGMRQEASRLGGIGSCGRELCCSTWLTDFKTVSTSAARYQNLSLNTLKLAGQCGKLKCCLNYELDTYMDALKHIPDNVNILRTEKGDARLQKTDIFKRIMWFSYPKEESWIPLPIAKVKEIQQLNKDGVIPEDLGEIVEVETVPAKVLDYENVVGQDSLTRLDERRNNNKKKNKNRNKGGQRPEGQQQADGKPAGQQQRPQQQQQGGNNSGQDRQQQKPRPEGQRPQHPNNRQQQQGNRPPQQNKPQGEPRPQGESKPQGEGKPQNEARQQGEGGGNNNNRRRRPNRPHNPNRNNNNNNQQAKPE
- a CDS encoding ATP-binding protein, producing the protein MQFKEIVGQEAVKQRLLNTVSDNRVSHAQLFLGPEGSGSLALAVAYAQYLSCEDKQPGDSCGVCSSCRKYQKLAHPDLHFSYPFFAKHKDDTALTFIEQWRDALLANPYISLDTWRGYLDAENKQANINIAECHQIIKKLSFKPFESEYKILILWLPEYLDKEGNSLLKIIEEPQPNTLFLLVAQNQDQILNTILSRTQLVKIPGLTYDEIKDHLLAAHHQTEEAAAEIAYLSNGNMTEALAMLQQDNKSYHELFVQWLRYCFGNKGIEVMAFVDQFAKMGRENQKNFLRYGVSFVRECCLLLAGAGNLVHLPAKELDTAQKMSNVLTIDNAQSIITELEKAHYHVERNANPKILFLDVSLQIIRVLITRNVPAGNQYMPN